The genomic window TCATCAGATCAAACGCGAATGCTATAATCTCATTTATGGCTGTAATCAAATAATCTACAGTCAGTTCTATGATTCACTATCTGCTAATTTTATGCTGTAACCTGTTCCAAATACTATAGCCTACCCATCTTTTCTCTTAGACCATATCCATGTCTGTTGAAGAAGCCTAATAGAGAGTCACACATTATTACACAGTTATTTTGCTAATGTATGGTTATGTCctttgcaaacaacaaaattatctCTTTTTTACTGAAATATCTTGACCATAAAATTTAGACTTATGCGGACATGTTCTAAAATACATGTGATTCTTATATTATTTAGCAATTCCTGTTTCAATCTTCtctaaaatgttaatgctcttggacctgtttaaaatgtacacttGTTTAAGCATAAATCGCAACTCTAATGGCAATTGCAatactgtcagaaaaaaaataccatGCAGCCCTAATAAACAGTACTCTACaagttaattacatttttttttaaatctgctgactcaaactaaaagcaaaaagtaacaATGAAAATAAGTGTACATATTGACAAAATAAGAGCTCAAGGACTCTTTATTCACACTTCTAGGATATGTTTCAAATGACTCCAAATGTGTAGGGTTTATCAGTGCCATGGCCTTCTCATCCTCCCTCTTTTGCACCAAGCTCATATGTTGTACTTTGAATTCAGGTCATACTGTTTGTTgctataaatattttattttcagacaacGGACGAAAAACGTCTGCGCCTCTCACTTTCCAGCGTGGACTATGGCTGGTGATGAGCCACGGCCCATATGTAAAACTGGTTATCAGCTTCCTCTTCACATCGCTGGGCTTCATGGTAATAtttggaaatgtttttatttgtgcagaTGACTTTAGACTACAAAGCACTacattgtgtttgtttctcttGTAGCTCATAGAGGGAAACTTTGCCCTTTTCATCACGTACACCCTTGGCCACAGAAAGGACTTTCAGAACATTCTTCTTGTAATCATGGTAAGATTTCTTTGGGAAATGCTACTTTTCTATTTGTTTTACTTCTTAACCTGACGCACATCTAGATGTATcactattgattttatttatactaAACTTGTTTGTTTTCAGATGTCTGGTACTCTGACCATTCCTTTCTGGCAATGGTTCCTTACTCGCTTTGGCAAGAAGACAGCTGTTTATATCGGCAACTCTGTAAGTGCAATAGAGTCCAATTAATTTCACAGGATTACagtttatagcaaaagacatttaaatctgtcaactggacaaatcgttctaagagtgaagacgttttactGCTCacccaagccacttcttcagttctggtcagattgctggtggacactgccttatatttatctgaagggaggggctaattacactgaatctgtaaacagctactgtttccagtttcagttaatggccctcctattgttctttttgtttgctttgggtctgaggatggaatcatagatctgtgagacattatgtctcaggcccccattcgtgtttaaggaaggattgtctttactaacaaaaatagcttctttaactctgcTCTCaacccatttcttttctctggctaagatctgaacctcactctcttcaaaggagtggttagcggCTTTGAGATGAAGATGTACTCTCGCGCCGGTGTTGTTACATTTTCATagggagtggctgtttagtttctccaatgtaccgCTCACTGcattcttcactacactgaatgtagtagactacattactggCGTTGTTTTTCTGACACACCAGCTGCgtaaggaatagttacgcctatccttctaggttcagattccttgttgtcctgtttttaggtctcttagatctattgaaatTCAATAATCTTTTGGTTGAATTTCAATAATCTATTGATTGAatttcaatagatctaagagagctaaaaaacatgacaacagggaatctgaaacTAGAAGAATAGGCGTAACTATTTCTTACACAATTTaagaacattttcagacagtatgagattccggtctatttcaaatctacaaacactttaaacagaAACTAGTTCACCCAAAAGGACAAAACCTCGAGTCATAAACAAATAATggagtctactccattcagtgtaatgaagagtgcagggagcgttacattggagaaactaaacagccactccataagagaatgtaccaacaccagtgTGAGAGTTTCTGAGGACCTCAGTCTGCAGTAcctctccatctcaaagccactaaccactttgaagatagtgaagatAGTTAGGTTCCGATCTTAaccaccagaaatctgaccagaactgaagaagtgacttggatgagcactgaaacgtcttcagtcctacaacgatttgcccagttgacagatttaaactttgcctTTTGCTTTCGGATTACAGTTTGACAAATTCCATTAACCTAATTTTCCCTCCCTGTTTAGTGGGCACTTCCTTTTATGATCCTTATAGTTTCCATTAAAAGCAACTTGGTCATTTCCTACCTGGTGTCTATAGCTGCTGGAGTGAGTGTGGCGGCATCATTCTTATTGCCCTGGTAAGCTAACACATATAtttgaaattataaaaatgttaagatGTATTATAACTTAAAACTGCATCAAGTACACATCTACTTCTTTCAGGTCCATGCTTCCAGATGTGGTGGATGACTTCAAACTTAAAAATCCAGACGTTCATGGATACGAAGCAATCTTCTATTCTTTCTACGTCTTCTTCCTCAAGTTTGCTTCTGGCGTCTCCTTGGGCATCTCCACTCTCAGTTTAAAGTGAGTTCTtactgtattatattttaaagttatATAAATCACCAGAGTCTTCTGTTACCACACTAAAACCTTATCCCAGACAATCCACttatattttgtgcatttttctaCAGATTTGCAGGATATGTGACCGGAGCTTGCTCCCAGCCGGAGTCCGTTAGTTTAACCCTGAAGATGCTGGTTTGCACTGTGCCACTGGTACTCATTGTTTTCGGACTGCTAATATTCAAAACATATCCTATAGATGAAGAAACCAGAAAATGCAACCAAAAACAACTGCAAGCAATACTGTAAGTTTAAGATGCATTCATTTGCTATATTTTAAGTAGTAGAGTCAGTTGGTAACCTCACAAAACTTGGGTTTTCTGTGTGATTTTAGGgactctgattctgattctgaatcgTCAGCACTTGGGAGCAGTGTTTAGTACAGCCTGCACAGGGCTTGACATTTTGCACCTGTTACAAAAGAGAAGCAAGCCCTGAACCATGGACTACACAGCTGCTTCTCTGAGAACTCCCATGGAGCCCCCTCGTGGCAAAACTGTGTTAGTTCTCTGTATGAAGAAATATTATTTTCCAAAGAACTTTAGTTTCAAGGGCTGTTTACAACTGCATTGTTTCATTATGAATTTGGGGTTCTGACGTCAATCCCCCTGGTTTACTCGATTCAAGGGTTGCAGCTGTTTCACGTGTCAGATGTGTAGCAATTCAGATGGTCTGAATTGAATTGCCAATATGTGCCCTTATTTTGAAGGGTCCACCAGCACTGTTCCATTGAATGAGGTTGAAGCTGTGACAGTTTCTACTCATGATTTTATATTCCACATCTAAATGTGAAGTCTACTTGAATTCAAATGAGGGGGAAGCCACATGACAACAACTCGGCTGTATCTATCTCCCTAAATGACTGCCTTACACACTGTGTCTTATAAGATTGTCTGTACTTTTGTCTTTCCTTTTTGCTACATGCAAGAAGGAAATTAATTTTGAATGGAGCTTTAAGTTTTCATCGTTCTAGTTGGCACAGAATGGCTCAAAGTATTTTAGCAACACTCACTGCAAACCACTCATTGCttaatttaagtatttattgtgaGTAATACAGATTGTAATTCCCCTGTGGactgaaatatttaaattatttattaacaCCTGTTGctcaaaatgtaacacaaagatGAAGGTAATATTCCTGTAGAGATTTGCACTGAACACAAGGCCTCAGTGTTCCGAGTTGCTGCTATAAAATAGTGTGTAAAatgagatgtaaaaaaaaagtaatttaaaactgtgaataaagtttgttgtgctgaaggttttttaaaatgttttcttgaaTTTGcttttgaataaattaaaaacgcTCCAACCTTTAGTGACAGATCtggacacatgtgctttatcACTCCCAGGTGCTTCTCGTTTGACCTTGGCGCGTGGAATGATGGGAAAGCCAGCGAAACTCATTGCGCTAGACACAGAAAGAAAGTGGATCCTTTATCTTCTATTGGGTGTTACATTGTTTAGTCTTACTTCATCTGCAGTTAAAGTAACAccatctgtttttaaaatgaaaactacCAATGAGTATGTGAAACTTTCGTCAACAAAAGCCACAACATCCAGAAGAACCGCGCCTCGGCCCTCTGTGCTTCAGGACCTTCAGTCTGGGAGCGCACACCTCCAGTCCAGTGACGCACACCTCCAGTCGGACATACCCGCGCTCCCGGACGTCTCTGTGACCTGCTCCAAGTCTGACTTCGTTGTGCGGGTCAAAAGTGGTTTCTACGGGCTGGACGCTGACTCCACTGAGCTGAGGCTGGGGAGCACGTGCCAAAGCAACGGCGTGCTGCGTCCTGACGGTGACCTGCTCTTCTCCTACCCGCTCACTCAGTGTGACGGTGTGCGTGAGGTAAATAGTTTAGTGTCAAGTTGTCCTGCTCTAGACCTCTAAATCAAAGTGTCCGCTGTCTCTACAGTTGTTGCCCGGTTATGTGGTCTACAAGTTTGTTCTCCACTATGACCCCCGTCCAGAGCATTTTCCAAGTAAACCCCATCCGATTACTGTCAACATTGAGTGTCGTTATCAGAGGTAGGCCCATGTCTTAACTGCACCTGTGATCTATGGTTTTATGGTTATGCATTTGTGTGAAACTTACCACTGTAAGCGTCTGGTACTGAATGCGTTTGCCCAGGAACCACTACCTGCAAATACCTGCCATAAAGCCCACATGGGAGACTCGCGTTGTACATAAAAGGCTGAGGGCAAGTCAAACCAACTTCCACATACAGCTGATGGATGGTGAGCCTAAATTGAGTGTTTATTGTTTAGTTTGTATCTTATTTaatgctgcactatgtaacttttctggtggagggtcccaCCTGCCTGTAATGTTAAACTGTATGGCACTAAACTAAtaattttccatggagacaagcaggtgatacaaGCGTCAGAAGTTAAATAGGtaccttttaaaatgttgaCCAGATCCCTTTTTGGGATAAGTAAAGTTATTGATCGACTGGAATATATCATGGaatgttttaatgcattttcaTGTTACTTTTTCCCCAAACACCTTAGACACATGGACAAATCCTGTCAAATCCAGGGTGTTCCAGCTTGAGGAAACTGTCAACGTCCAGGTCTCTGCTCCTCACTTACCTCCAGGACAAAAACTCTACATCAACAGCTGTTATGCAACTCCAGTAACTCACTCCAAAtccaatgtaaaatgtactattaTTGACAATTATGGGTGAGTGTATTGTACTATAATGTTATCATTGTTTAGTCTTCCACATATCCACAATATTGTTTGGTTTTGACATGGACAGCTGTTTAATGGACAGTAAGATGGAGCCAGGTGCATCAAAGTTTGTCGCTCGAACAGACAAGAGTGTGAGATTCTCCTTAAAGGCCTTTCAGTTTGTTACTGACCCTGATGCTGAGGTGAGATGAAGgaggttaaagatgcactttgtaacttttctggttataccacccacttgtctccatggagattctattgttttgcctagaatgtttctcagtatggcatttaacatgtCTCCATGTAGGCTAGCATCACCgccaggctaagttacaagtcagatttgtggtgAAGCAAGCCTGCTTACACTATAAGCACATGctttaaaaagttatttctCAGAAATAAAAGCACCTGCAATGGAAAAAATACAAGCTAGATACAGTAAATTCGATATGATGTAATTCTTGACAGAACAATTTAATCTCTGTGGACACAAGCTTGGCCATGAtgccccactagaaaagtttcatagtgtacCTTTTAAGTTCATAAAAGACATTGTATGACATAAATGCAACTCTAGCTTTGATTTACAGATCAGTATGAGCTGCCAgttgtatgtcacatctgctggtCCGAGCCCagcacacaaatcctgcacatatacacaaaaacggtaaacaaatgcaaaattagGATGTAGAATTTGGTGTTTTTGCATGGTCTAATGTTACTTTATAGGTGGGAGGCCCTCTCcggtgatgatgtcatatgcAAATGCTGTGACTCTCAATGTGTGACCTCCATACGAGAAAGAGCCATGATGGATGGTCAGTGATTATTGACATTAATTGTGAAATTTtacaaaaatgatttaattgcTGCTTTTATTCCAGGCATTACTAGCAGTGAATCCTTGTGGGTATCCAGCCATCCAGATTACTCCAGCtatagaataaataaaactggTGTGGACAAGATGCGTGACAGTGCAGAAAAGACCAGAAATCCTGAGCAAAAGCAAGTCAAAAGCAAGTTAAAAAGCAAGCAAAAGCAAGTTAAAGAAACTGCTGCTATAACTGAAACTGAGATAAACAGCAAGGAATCATCTTATTTAGAAGAGTTTAAGTGGTATACAGAAGATCCTGAAGATGAGAAAGTGCAAGCTGTTGAAAGCAATAATATGTTGGATGTAAAGCAGGTCAGTTCTACCAACGAGAGGCTGGAATATCAAAGGATGAAACCAGAAGCTGTGTTAAAAGAAAAAGCTGCACAGTCAGTGGATCCTGATGGAAGTGCGAACACAGAGAGCAAGCGAGTGTTGAAACAGAACAGTGATGAGAATGTGAGAGATGGAAAGGACACTACTTGGTATTTCACTTGGAGATAATTTCTTTACAAATGCTCATGGTGGGATTTGATTTTGCTTTATTAAATTGAAACACTGAGCAAACTGTTGTGCCCCACTTCTTGCTAGAAATGTGACAATATTAGTTACGATTTTAAGATTGTTCACAAATCACCCTAACTAAAAAGCAAAAACCATACAATATTTTCATTCATAATGTCAATAATGCTCtgaccaattttatgaaatcgAACTTTCTGAATTGTAAAGTTAATGTGCcataaacagattaaaaacactttacattcatttttttttttttttttttttttttggagaataGATTTAATTATAATCCCATATTTTTGGTTCTAAAATTCTTATTACTTTTTTGTGACCTAAATGTTGATTACCAGCCAAGTTTGACATCAATTACAAAAAGTACTATATACAACTTAGCATCTTTCTCTGCTTTAAACTCAGTCATCATGGGTGTAATGCAAAGAGTGAATGAACTTTGAGACCATAAACATTTAATATAAATCATTATTTTAGTCTTTACAGTTTCCAATAGAACTGAAATCCCCCACAGTCTAGCCAGGTGGGGCAAGCCTCCACTTGAGAAAGCAGCAGGGAATGCGCAAACCAAAGATAACTCGTATCATGTTTCAAAATGCTTATGGGATAT from Periophthalmus magnuspinnatus isolate fPerMag1 chromosome 22, fPerMag1.2.pri, whole genome shotgun sequence includes these protein-coding regions:
- the zpcx gene encoding zona pellucida protein C, whose product is MKTTNEYVKLSSTKATTSRRTAPRPSVLQDLQSGSAHLQSSDAHLQSDIPALPDVSVTCSKSDFVVRVKSGFYGLDADSTELRLGSTCQSNGVLRPDGDLLFSYPLTQCDGVRELLPGYVVYKFVLHYDPRPEHFPSKPHPITVNIECRYQRNHYLQIPAIKPTWETRVVHKRLRASQTNFHIQLMDDTWTNPVKSRVFQLEETVNVQVSAPHLPPGQKLYINSCYATPVTHSKSNVKCTIIDNYGCLMDSKMEPGASKFVARTDKSVRFSLKAFQFVTDPDAEISMSCQLYVTSAGPSPAHKSCTYTQKRWEALSGDDVICKCCDSQCVTSIRERAMMDGITSSESLWVSSHPDYSSYRINKTGVDKMRDSAEKTRNPEQKQVKSKLKSKQKQVKETAAITETEINSKESSYLEEFKWYTEDPEDEKVQAVESNNMLDVKQVSSTNERLEYQRMKPEAVLKEKAAQSVDPDGSANTESKRVLKQNSDENVRDGKDTTWYFTWR